The genomic interval ACTTGAACACTGAGTTGAACTAAAATTATAAAAAGTGTCTGGAATTCCCTTCAAATTCTTAATCTAATGTAGCCTTATTAACAGTGATCTACAGTAAAGTTGTACTGATTTATTTTACTCGCTGTTTCCCTGTTGGCCTTTGACCTCACTGTACTCTGGAGGACTGTACATCGGAGGATTCTCCATTGGAGGACTGCTGGAGGAGACATCACTCGCTGTGTACATccactgcaaaacacacacacacacacacacacacacattaggaaATCTGTGTAAGCTACTTGCAGCTCAGTTAGTGGAAATGTCTTTAAATATACTATGAGAcactttaatgtaattttacagcTTTTAATCGGTAGTAACTTAGTATATCTAAAGTAATACTCTGAAATCAAAGTAGATTCATCAAAAGTTCAACATATCCAAGGATCAAGGGAGGGTTTTttaagaagagaaaaagagagagagtgatggatCCCACTTTAACTCATGCTGTTTGTGGGGATTATAAATGATGTGCACATGTACAGTTGAACAAATTTGTCCACAATGACTGAATATTAAAGTAGCACACTGTAAAAATAAGGTAGATTTCCAAGACCATGCAAGTCGATCACAATAAATCATGGCTGCTTCAGTTATGGTGATTAAGTTACTAAAGCTGTGTCATTCTGAATCCGCAGTGGTTCAGGAACTAATTAGCTTGTCAACCACCATGGAATATTGACACGGAATATATTACACAAATATATTATGCgtattacaaattacaacaaagagagagacactatAACCCGGTGTTCTGTCAGGTTGTGCTATTTCTGGATTAGCTCTTTGGGTTTGTTTTCTCTCTATTCTCCTGATTTGACCTTGTTGTGTTTACCGACCCTGAATTGTTTTTACCATTTTTTCCCTTATAATAAAAACTGCTCCACTGCTATTAATCTGTATCTGTGTCATTTATTTCTCTTAGTTGGCAGCAGTGTCTTAAAATGATTTTGTATCCACAGTGACCCCTGTAGGGGACACTTGCTTTTGCTTAATGAGTTTGTTATAAGACAAGAGTGCACTAGTAGAGTTAGTACACGGGCTTCAACAGATGGTAATTGTCGTATTGTGTTGTGCAAAACCTTTGTTGGACAATCAGTTCAAAAGGAGAAACACTTTGGAACTGTTTACCTATTGAGATGATAATGCAGAtcaattttacagtttttagTAGAAGTATTAAattatggtttaaaaaaaatattgctctcaaatataattgttttctctccctttctttcccCTTCCTTCTCCATCCCTCCCGTTTTAATCAAACAaggccaaacaaacaaacaaacaaaacatttatatgAACAAAGGTTTTAAATTAGATTTCTGCTACAAACACTGTATACAAAGCGCCTGGTTTTCATGAATAATTGTATGTTACAGTTCCAATGTTGCTGTACAGTcaatgtcaaataaataaatatataaataaatatataaaaataggtTTCCCTGACCTGTTGGTTGCTGGGGGCAGGTTGTTGGGGTAAAGGATTGACCACTGAGTTGTATCCTCCAGGGCTTGCAACCACAGTTACATTCACctacaaacaaacagagaatgTGATGAATACTGCAGCAGAAACCAAACACATGTGAACCGTCTTCATGAACAATACAGGGTTCTGCTCAAAGACATCATTATATCAGGTGTAAAACATGTAATACACACATCTGCCAACCTGGAGCAATGTCTCATTTTTGCACCTCTAAAGTGGGAAATACACATACTGCTACTATCACCATGATGTAGGGTTAAGTTTGTGTAAATGCATTGTGTTAAATATGTAGTGTGAGAGTTACAGTAcatgtcaaatgtttggacacgcctCTCAGGGagagtttcctttgttttgagccATTTCCCACattttgtgaatgtacagtaccaatCAAAGGTATGAACACATTctctttcattgttttttcttagttttttattattattttctatattgTTCCTTTGTTTGGAAGTGTGAAGTAGAGgcttctaataaagtggccagtgtgtaaatATGAGGCTTGGGTTTCCAAtacagtgtccagtgtgtgtgtgtgtgtgtgtgtgtgtgtgtgtgtgtgtgtgtgtgtgtgtgtgtgttattaccaCTGGTTCGTTGGTACAGCTGGATTTACAGGCAAACACAGAGATGCAGATGCACACAATGAACTGAACGATAGTGAAAACCAACAGAACTCCTTTGATCCCATCAGCCAGACCCTGAAAGACATCATTGTTTCATCATTCAACCTCTTTCAGGAACAAGGACACACATTGTACCAGCAAAAAAACTGTCTTTATAAAAGTGATCATTTATTACTTATACATTGTTACCATGAAGTGTAGCTCAGACAGGATTaagaatcaaactgctttgAAGTTCTTGACTGAACCAGTTTATTCACCATAAGGTGATGCTCATACAAACAGGACAACAATAAAAGAGAGTCACCTCACTCCTGCAGCTATAGTCGTATCTGCATCCATTACTCCCCAAAACAGGTAAATCCAAAGACAGCAGGACGATGGCTATTCCTGCTGCGACGGTGCTTATCACATTCATCACCAGAGAGCCCATCACCTGGACAGAAAACCGGAAGAAATCTCAATAAACAGCCAGTATAATCCACAGTTAGTCAGCACTGTCCTCAGTGAAGTTTTGTACTTTGCCAAATGTTTCATTAGTTCAGAAATGAGCAAAAAAAATGGAGCTCAGAAGGTCTAAATCCAGAGGCATAAATAAAGAGAACCAAAGTGACAATTATGTACatgtgaaaacaaaataaacaaaaacactcagTTGAAAGTAAAACAATGTGATAAATCTTCTCATCATTAGAGTCCTAAAATACAGTATAAGTGTAGACACGTCGTGCCTCTTTGACCTACTGACACAAGCGCAGAGAGCTGCTGCCGTGCTGTTTTCACCTTTAGACTATTAAAGCACTACACAGCCTTTAATatggaagaaaaagaagcaaacgtaGCTGTATAATCTCCAGCTTGCAGCTTTGTGTCTCCTTAAATGTGGCAGTAGTTTTGTTCAGgcgtctgtaactgcttcactgctTAAGGTGTTTAACGAAAACGTCAAATATGCTGGTGATAGTGTGAATATCTCAACAGCATTTAATGTGAAACTGAAACTTCAAAGTCGAACTTCACACTTGGAATCAAGTACGTCATGTTTAAGGTGCTGTGTGGTGAAGTTTAAACGAGTACtagacagtataaaaacatcggtttatgtttattttcttttttctgcacAGTCCATGTCACCTCATAATATATTCCCATGGCTACGCCCatagattattattttataataatacaaCATGGAGAAGAACAGTCCCAGGTTTACTTCACTGCTGTTCTCGCAGCTCAGTCTCATGGAGACTTTTTTCCCTCCTTTCATTTCCTGAagaatattttcccttcatcttctgatgatacACTACCTCTCCTTAACTTGACGTGAGGGGGAGACAGTGTACGTAGTAAGTGTATAGGGTGGTCCAGCTCAAATTATGCGTCAAATTTTAAGTAAAGCAAGCACGATTTCAACAAGACTTTATGCCCTCATCTTTCCCccggaacagaggaagaaccagtGGGGCACAAATTCTGTGATTAGACACATTGGTGGAGTTTGGAGGTTTGATAATGTGTGGTACTTTATCTAAAAGGTTGAGAACCACTGAGTGCAAGacaatgataaaataaaaaagtgttacACTTTAGTCTTGTAAGTCTTGTCCCCTATCATCAGCAGATCACTGGGTGAGTACTTGGTGTTCGCCTCAGACATCCAAGACTGGGATGGGGATATTGTAAGAccaagagagcaagagagtgtTTTCTTGGCCTCTCTTGGCCATAGATTTCCCCACGTCTCCTCCTCACCTCACAACAACAGTGAGAACCAGTGCTGGCGTGTGTTGGCTGATGAAGTAGATCCTAACCTGCTGAGCTGCctagttatatttatatttatagaggTGATCCCTGGCTTGTCTTGGAGGGTAGGTGGCGCTGTGTATGACTGGGGGAGTTTTATCTAGTGTTCTGGGGGAATACccagaaagaaaacaataataGCACTTGTGTGTATTACGTACCAGTCCCTTCTTAAAATTCTTGCTTGCTGAAACAGACAGAGCACCAGCGGTGACATACTGAGGAAGAGAAGAAGCATGAGCGGACTGTAAAGAAAAAACTGGAAAATATGTATAAGTATGTTTCTGTTTGGATGTAATGTAAAAGTCTCAccagcaaagaagcccagatgAACATCCCAGTTATGAATGTGAAAGACAATGAAACGTGGATTGATAGTATTATTCCTAATAAGAGTATGATCAAACCAGTCACTATTTGGAAAGTCTGTGGAGAAAATGGGTAGAGATTAGATTTGATTCAGTATGGGGAAATATATGTTTTGCAAAAATTGCTTAATGTAAACATGAATAGCTGAAAACATGAAAAGTCGCTGTGTTGTGAAACTGCAtgttttttctctgtgtttctacTTTTAATCAATGCACTCAAGGCCAATTAATTCAGTTGCTTTACCCCTCTGGTGTGTGATGGCAGGGGCAGCTGGGTTAtttatagtttaaaatatttccaAGCATGACATAATATCAGATATGAGGTTCTATTTACACAGTCAAGACCAAAGACCAAACCACTGCAGTAATcttaatatttctttaaaaagtatGGTCTGTTAATTAGAAAATTACAAACAGGTGAAGTTACCCCTCTTACCCCTAAAGCTTTGAGTTCTCCTTTGAGGAACTGCTGCAGGGGGCTGTTACTGGGGTTGTTCTGTACATGGGTCACGGCGGTATAGCCAGGCCCAGTGTTGGTGAGGGGTACAGCAGGGGCGGACATCTTTAACTCCAGCTGATTTACTCACCTCAGAGACCCTGTAAATCACTGTCAGTACAAGGGAATGCACCTGGCAGCTAACACAttacagcatttatttttaaaactccagcacatAACCACCACATGAGTGTCACTTcagcgctgaggatgatccaaCAATTAAATAACACTCCACCTGTTCTGAGGGGGCCCTGAGAATTAAAAAT from Hoplias malabaricus isolate fHopMal1 chromosome 3, fHopMal1.hap1, whole genome shotgun sequence carries:
- the LOC136691778 gene encoding membrane-spanning 4-domains subfamily A member 12-like, which gives rise to MSAPAVPLTNTGPGYTAVTHVQNNPSNSPLQQFLKGELKALGTFQIVTGLIILLLGIILSIHVSLSFTFITGMFIWASLLYVTAGALSVSASKNFKKGLVMGSLVMNVISTVAAGIAIVLLSLDLPVLGSNGCRYDYSCRSEGLADGIKGVLLVFTIVQFIVCICISVFACKSSCTNEPVVNVTVVASPGGYNSVVNPLPQQPAPSNQQWMYTASDVSSSSPPMENPPMYSPPEYSEVKGQQGNSE